The following are from one region of the Sphingomonas sp. J315 genome:
- a CDS encoding peptidoglycan DD-metalloendopeptidase family protein, producing MQGAAYSRYQSQIAERNDALEQEAAQDALKRGEIEAQRQYRKIGQVQGAQRAAMAANNIDPDFGSAARLQEDTAALGREDVETIYENSYREARGFSVSGANFRAQAAGYRQQAMGQQVAGAFGGWNHPLGWRDAIRAIPGTTPVMARVPTYQGGGVALQPLPSQRYRAADNGGGVAGAIAQGLQELGKGIGDVAKATQLVAVDRAEDEAKKAESTLALDLSEGLDNPESGLRVRRGQAAADAFEPTMSAMEKRRKEIASGLSPMAQKMFGQAADERMLAFRSLASRHIAVESEKARDETSTDRLTIQSDGAINNADDPDVQHAFIATGLTELSEVAKRKGWSAENYTAARTRYLTGIHTGVVDGYIDRGQLDKAIGYLDTHKDEIGWKEENALRNRMRAPLEARETATDVAGIWGSAAPGSRAIANYSDPLRGVGRSPVAGGKYGASRDYGSHHGVDIPAPKGTSIYSTAPGTAKVSRSPKGGNIVTVDHHDGTVSRYMHLGDVNVRDGAQVGPDTIIGTVGMTGRSTGPHLHWEVLKNGKPVDPDTILGTGQQGQGPQRRDLNGLLAATRARAKAEGWSFERTERAEDKLRQMVREEDDLVHRGEEQAKREALDIIDRLPDNRLTSIEQIPSKLRARLSTDDRMSLEDMARRNSQPEPVRADGDTALTLNLMAINEPERFQGTDLRMYRGRMTPGEFASLATLQAKARANPNSPEALDHSRVWGVINRHAPDLNLDLGTTGGKARTPKDRETSMRIFSMMQRDLMAVTGGKRQPTDDEIKRAFDSATLSVTTYRPGWLYGETPVQTRRYDVAPGQRMGLAMPNGVRERIIASVRRTQRGRTPSDDEIGQIYLNHRGQPGFWQ from the coding sequence ATGCAGGGCGCGGCCTATTCCAGGTATCAATCCCAGATCGCCGAGCGCAACGACGCCCTTGAGCAAGAGGCGGCACAGGACGCGCTCAAACGGGGAGAGATCGAGGCGCAACGCCAGTATCGCAAGATCGGTCAGGTTCAGGGTGCGCAGCGCGCGGCGATGGCTGCCAACAACATCGATCCCGATTTCGGTAGTGCCGCGCGCCTTCAGGAAGACACGGCTGCCTTGGGGCGCGAGGACGTCGAAACGATATACGAGAACAGCTATCGTGAAGCGCGCGGCTTCTCGGTGTCGGGGGCGAACTTCAGGGCGCAGGCGGCCGGTTACCGGCAGCAAGCCATGGGGCAGCAAGTCGCTGGCGCGTTCGGGGGTTGGAACCACCCTCTTGGGTGGCGCGACGCAATACGCGCAATTCCGGGCACGACCCCGGTAATGGCGCGCGTTCCGACTTATCAGGGCGGTGGGGTTGCCCTCCAGCCGCTGCCAAGCCAGCGCTACCGTGCTGCCGATAACGGTGGCGGTGTCGCGGGTGCCATAGCGCAAGGACTGCAAGAACTCGGCAAAGGCATCGGTGATGTCGCCAAGGCGACCCAGCTCGTTGCTGTTGACCGTGCCGAGGACGAAGCGAAGAAAGCCGAGTCTACCCTTGCGCTGGATTTGAGTGAAGGGCTCGACAATCCCGAATCGGGGTTGCGCGTTCGCCGTGGCCAAGCTGCGGCTGACGCGTTCGAACCCACCATGAGCGCGATGGAGAAGCGACGGAAGGAGATCGCGTCTGGTCTCAGCCCGATGGCCCAGAAGATGTTCGGACAGGCGGCAGACGAGCGTATGCTGGCTTTTCGCAGCCTTGCGTCACGCCACATCGCCGTCGAATCCGAGAAGGCCCGAGACGAAACGTCGACAGATCGGCTGACGATCCAGAGCGATGGGGCCATCAACAATGCCGACGATCCCGACGTCCAGCATGCCTTCATCGCGACCGGCCTGACCGAACTGAGCGAGGTTGCCAAGCGGAAGGGCTGGTCGGCCGAAAACTATACTGCAGCGCGCACCCGCTATCTGACCGGGATCCACACCGGTGTAGTCGACGGATACATCGATCGTGGCCAGCTCGATAAGGCGATCGGCTATCTGGACACGCACAAGGACGAGATCGGGTGGAAAGAAGAAAACGCCCTTCGAAACCGAATGCGTGCGCCGCTGGAAGCTCGCGAGACCGCGACTGATGTGGCCGGCATCTGGGGCAGCGCCGCACCGGGATCGCGGGCGATCGCCAACTACAGCGATCCGCTACGCGGTGTAGGCCGCTCACCGGTCGCGGGCGGAAAATATGGGGCGAGCCGAGATTACGGTAGCCACCACGGTGTCGACATCCCGGCCCCCAAAGGCACGTCGATCTATTCGACGGCCCCAGGCACAGCGAAAGTGAGCCGCAGTCCCAAGGGCGGGAACATCGTGACCGTCGATCATCATGACGGAACGGTGTCGCGCTACATGCACCTGGGCGATGTGAATGTTCGAGATGGCGCGCAGGTCGGGCCCGACACGATCATTGGCACTGTCGGCATGACCGGGCGGTCGACCGGTCCTCATCTGCATTGGGAAGTGCTGAAGAACGGAAAGCCTGTGGATCCAGACACGATCCTGGGCACGGGTCAGCAGGGGCAAGGCCCACAGCGCCGCGACCTCAATGGTCTGCTTGCGGCCACTCGCGCCCGAGCCAAGGCGGAAGGCTGGTCGTTCGAACGCACTGAGCGAGCAGAGGATAAGCTGCGGCAGATGGTCCGGGAAGAGGATGATCTGGTCCATCGCGGCGAGGAGCAGGCCAAGCGAGAGGCGCTCGACATCATCGATCGACTGCCGGACAATCGGCTCACCTCGATCGAGCAGATTCCTTCGAAATTGAGGGCCCGGCTCTCGACCGACGATCGGATGAGCCTCGAAGATATGGCTCGCAGAAATAGCCAGCCCGAGCCGGTCAGGGCCGATGGCGACACGGCGCTTACGCTGAACCTCATGGCCATCAACGAGCCCGAGCGCTTTCAGGGCACGGACCTGCGCATGTATCGCGGGAGGATGACGCCGGGCGAGTTCGCGTCGCTTGCAACACTGCAGGCCAAGGCCCGCGCCAACCCCAACTCGCCGGAAGCATTGGACCACAGCCGAGTGTGGGGCGTCATCAACCGGCACGCGCCAGACTTGAACCTGGACCTCGGCACCACCGGTGGGAAAGCCCGCACCCCCAAGGACCGCGAAACGTCGATGCGCATCTTCAGCATGATGCAGCGTGATCTAATGGCGGTGACGGGCGGCAAGCGCCAGCCAACCGACGACGAAATCAAGCGCGCCTTCGACAGCGCCACCCTATCGGTCACCACCTACCGACCTGGCTGGCTATATGGCGAAACGCCAGTCCAGACGCGCCGATACGACGTGGCACCGGGCCAGCGAATGGGTTTGGCGATGCCGAATGGCGTGCGCGAGCGGATCATCGCATCGGTCCGACGCACGCAGCGCGGGCGAACGCCTAGCGATGACGAAATCGGTCAGATTTACCTCAACCACCGCGGTCAGCCGGGGTTCTGGCAATGA
- a CDS encoding KAP family NTPase has protein sequence MPAWLKGLFGQDGEARRAPGRDDGIGADVPIRTANEDRLRRADFAGRIANVLSELSLDEGRVFAIRGPWGHGKSSLKNLVIEKLRARNDGADWLEFNPWQWGDADAIARALFRQVADKLGGGYSSKSAARGAALRRYGSILTGSGEPLKKASGGSATISSLLANASIVTLAAAIGLTLPTVAFVAAALAGAAIVVPLLGKGLTALGRDRWSEPLDQIRRSLEDSLRSLNKPLVVFVDDIDRLEPDQIRLLFRQIKVNANLPNIIFVLLFQPDIVEAALDPVANGQGRDFLAKIVQANFDLPAVPTATVHAAVTQELSLLAGEHATEANGFEQVRWGNVLIGCIQPYVRNLREGRRYLSSVAIHLPLHTSGTTSEVNIIDFLALEALRVFEPDLHDALFHNRELLLQTSRFGRDGRDAEHRSRVESLLSIVPVARRETAEEAVKQLFPTVEWALGGSHYGDSWHVRWIAEKRVCTSRFFPRYFELQTPEAEISESEFVDFMAASGNASRLAEVIARIEGRGLTHSLAARLDESVERLPVDTADVLLPAMFRLGQGLVGSRRSGEPFSSPWVSAWRAISWFIRRLAQEKRGPLVLEALRATGALSVAAILIHLNDPNDRKEDERDTFEPDLDQATLDALKREWLVQIEQLARSPDEMLAHPDIASLIYRWRDYSGGMDAPGGWLAEVIETDAGFGGIAAAFMTVGTSQGWGDRVAARYETFDKESIDRLIGVDVVERRLGEIDATTLAPDRAHAVEVLRTHLEKWKSGRAE, from the coding sequence ATGCCGGCGTGGCTGAAAGGCTTGTTTGGTCAGGACGGTGAAGCCCGGAGGGCACCTGGCCGTGACGACGGCATCGGGGCCGACGTGCCGATTCGCACCGCGAACGAGGATCGGCTGCGCCGGGCCGATTTCGCGGGCCGGATCGCCAACGTTCTATCTGAACTGAGTCTCGATGAGGGGCGGGTGTTCGCAATTCGTGGCCCCTGGGGACACGGGAAATCCTCGCTGAAGAACCTCGTCATTGAAAAGCTACGGGCTCGGAACGACGGGGCCGACTGGCTGGAATTCAACCCTTGGCAATGGGGCGATGCCGACGCGATCGCGCGCGCATTGTTCCGGCAGGTCGCTGATAAACTAGGTGGCGGCTACTCTTCGAAGTCCGCAGCGAGAGGGGCCGCGCTCAGGCGATATGGTTCGATCCTCACCGGTAGCGGTGAACCGCTGAAGAAGGCCAGCGGCGGCAGCGCCACCATCTCATCGCTTCTTGCGAATGCCTCGATCGTCACGCTGGCAGCCGCGATCGGCCTGACGCTGCCGACCGTTGCTTTCGTCGCCGCGGCGCTGGCCGGGGCTGCAATTGTCGTTCCCTTGCTTGGCAAGGGTTTGACAGCCCTGGGTCGCGACCGCTGGTCCGAGCCACTCGATCAGATCAGGCGGTCGCTTGAGGACAGCTTGCGCTCGCTGAACAAACCACTCGTCGTCTTCGTGGATGATATTGATCGGCTCGAGCCAGATCAGATCCGACTGCTCTTCCGGCAGATCAAGGTCAACGCGAACCTGCCCAACATCATCTTCGTGCTCCTGTTCCAGCCCGACATTGTCGAGGCAGCGCTCGATCCCGTCGCGAACGGGCAGGGGAGGGACTTCTTGGCCAAGATCGTTCAGGCCAATTTCGACCTGCCAGCTGTTCCAACCGCGACTGTCCACGCAGCCGTGACCCAGGAGCTGTCGCTGTTAGCCGGGGAGCACGCGACGGAAGCGAATGGCTTCGAGCAGGTCAGGTGGGGCAATGTGCTAATCGGCTGTATACAGCCGTATGTTCGGAACCTTCGGGAAGGCCGGCGCTACCTGTCGTCTGTGGCGATCCACCTGCCGCTTCACACCAGCGGCACGACATCCGAGGTGAACATCATCGACTTCTTGGCGCTTGAGGCGCTGCGCGTTTTCGAGCCGGATCTGCATGATGCGCTGTTCCACAATCGCGAGTTGCTGCTCCAAACTTCTCGGTTCGGTCGAGATGGACGCGATGCCGAGCACCGATCACGCGTGGAAAGCCTGCTTTCGATCGTGCCTGTGGCGCGCCGCGAAACAGCGGAAGAAGCAGTGAAGCAACTTTTCCCGACGGTCGAGTGGGCGCTGGGGGGTTCGCATTATGGAGACAGCTGGCACGTCAGATGGATCGCAGAGAAGCGGGTGTGCACCTCAAGGTTCTTCCCCCGCTATTTCGAACTTCAGACACCCGAAGCCGAGATCTCGGAGAGCGAGTTCGTGGACTTCATGGCGGCAAGCGGCAATGCGTCACGGCTTGCTGAGGTCATTGCTAGGATAGAGGGGAGGGGGTTGACCCACTCGCTCGCGGCGCGGCTTGACGAGTCCGTTGAGCGTTTGCCGGTCGACACTGCTGACGTGCTGCTGCCGGCCATGTTCCGGCTTGGCCAAGGGCTGGTTGGATCCCGCCGGTCAGGCGAGCCGTTCAGTTCGCCTTGGGTGTCGGCATGGAGGGCGATTAGCTGGTTCATCCGCCGGCTGGCTCAGGAGAAGCGCGGTCCGCTCGTGTTGGAGGCTTTGCGCGCAACCGGCGCACTGTCAGTCGCTGCGATACTTATCCACCTCAACGATCCCAACGACCGCAAGGAGGATGAGCGCGACACCTTCGAGCCCGATCTGGACCAAGCGACCCTCGACGCGCTTAAGCGGGAATGGCTCGTGCAGATTGAGCAACTCGCACGATCGCCCGACGAGATGTTGGCGCACCCTGACATCGCCTCGCTCATCTATCGCTGGCGCGACTATAGCGGCGGCATGGACGCACCAGGCGGGTGGTTGGCCGAAGTGATCGAGACCGACGCTGGCTTCGGCGGCATAGCTGCCGCGTTTATGACGGTCGGGACATCGCAGGGATGGGGCGATCGGGTCGCCGCTCGATATGAAACCTTCGACAAAGAGAGCATCGACCGACTAATCGGCGTTGATGTCGTCGAGCGCAGGCTAGGTGAGATTGATGCCACCACCCTCGCGCCTGATCGTGCTCACGCCGTCGAGGTGCTGCGCACGCATCTGGAGAAATGGAAAAGCGGGCGCGCTGAGTAG
- a CDS encoding HGGxSTG domain-containing protein gives MEKSPNNPKQRSQTLLSAPRCLAKTRRGTACQSPAVKGRRRCRMHGGTNPGAPRGNQNALKHGMKTARAIEERRQLRQLLRERRDFLGAIDW, from the coding sequence ATGGAAAAGTCGCCGAACAATCCGAAACAACGATCGCAGACGCTGCTTTCGGCCCCCAGATGTTTAGCCAAGACCCGGCGGGGAACGGCGTGCCAATCCCCTGCCGTGAAGGGCCGGCGCCGCTGCAGAATGCACGGCGGGACGAATCCCGGCGCACCGCGCGGCAACCAGAACGCGTTGAAGCACGGCATGAAGACGGCGCGGGCGATCGAGGAACGTCGTCAGCTTCGGCAACTTCTGCGTGAACGTCGCGATTTTCTCGGGGCTATCGACTGGTAG
- a CDS encoding AAA family ATPase has protein sequence MTAPSLQARFETAEPFAASPSAEPVKITASPFRWPDHRTLPRRPWVWGRWLLRSTVSAIVAPGGVGKSSFVASMLLSLASGRQEMLGKTVWDGPKRVWYWNLEDSLDELEMQLVAASMFHRVGQDACGDRIFLDSGPEGSELRIAIEDRDGFQIAVPVVEALVAELIERKIDVLVVDPFVSSHGVSENDNGAIDAVVKTWTSVAKRANCSIVLVHHTKKLGGEKVTAEASRGAVALIAAARVTLVLNRMDKEEAQKFGISEDRERRRLFTVQDDKANRAPAEDAQWFRLASQDVENSTGPEDPFGQEGDSVGVVTRWCPPDAFEGITVDHLRRVQAAVSAGEFKAHHSASDWVGNAVADALGLDVKNDRGRILKLLGTWEANDALRVEERRDQNRQMKKFMVVGKPADQVSATPAIGVASHTVAVSQESATLHPAPFRGAGVAGAARDAGQVSHFTAGNPALGPLDRTPRDSNQWEPKANGMILAPGETGEDVIPGWDN, from the coding sequence ATGACGGCCCCGTCGCTACAGGCGCGGTTCGAAACCGCCGAACCGTTCGCGGCCTCTCCGTCTGCGGAACCGGTGAAGATCACCGCGTCCCCTTTCCGCTGGCCTGATCATCGCACCTTACCGCGGCGGCCTTGGGTCTGGGGACGATGGTTACTCCGCAGCACAGTGTCGGCAATTGTCGCGCCGGGGGGTGTCGGCAAGTCGTCGTTCGTGGCGTCGATGCTGCTGTCGTTGGCGAGCGGGCGGCAAGAGATGCTCGGCAAGACCGTATGGGATGGGCCGAAGCGGGTCTGGTATTGGAACCTGGAAGACAGCCTCGACGAACTGGAAATGCAGCTGGTCGCGGCGTCGATGTTCCACCGTGTCGGGCAGGACGCATGCGGTGACCGCATCTTTCTCGACAGCGGGCCGGAGGGTTCGGAGCTGCGGATCGCGATCGAGGACCGGGATGGCTTTCAGATCGCCGTGCCCGTGGTGGAAGCGCTGGTTGCCGAGCTGATCGAGCGCAAGATTGATGTGCTGGTGGTCGATCCATTCGTGTCGTCACATGGTGTCAGTGAAAACGATAACGGTGCAATCGACGCGGTGGTGAAGACATGGACTAGCGTCGCCAAGCGCGCGAACTGTTCCATTGTGCTCGTCCATCATACGAAGAAGCTGGGTGGCGAGAAGGTGACCGCTGAGGCTTCCCGCGGTGCGGTGGCGCTCATCGCTGCCGCCCGCGTTACCCTCGTGCTCAACCGGATGGACAAAGAAGAGGCGCAGAAGTTCGGCATTTCCGAGGATCGTGAGCGCCGCCGGCTCTTCACGGTGCAGGACGATAAGGCCAATCGGGCGCCAGCCGAGGACGCGCAATGGTTTCGGTTGGCTTCGCAGGATGTCGAGAACTCGACCGGCCCCGAAGACCCTTTCGGTCAGGAAGGCGACAGCGTTGGTGTGGTGACCCGTTGGTGTCCGCCGGACGCGTTCGAGGGCATCACCGTTGATCACCTGCGTCGGGTGCAGGCGGCAGTTTCAGCCGGCGAGTTCAAGGCCCACCACAGCGCGTCTGACTGGGTCGGCAACGCCGTCGCGGACGCGCTCGGACTAGACGTGAAGAACGATCGCGGCAGGATCCTGAAGCTGCTCGGCACATGGGAAGCGAACGACGCCTTGCGGGTCGAAGAACGACGCGATCAGAACCGCCAGATGAAGAAGTTCATGGTGGTCGGAAAGCCGGCAGATCAGGTGTCTGCTACACCTGCAATAGGTGTAGCGTCGCACACCGTCGCGGTGTCGCAAGAAAGTGCTACGCTACACCCCGCCCCCTTTAGGGGTGCGGGTGTAGCAGGAGCTGCTCGGGATGCTGGGCAGGTTTCGCACTTCACTGCCGGCAACCCTGCGTTGGGGCCGCTAGACCGAACGCCGCGCGACTCCAACCAATGGGAACCGAAGGCGAATGGCATGATCCTCGCGCCAGGCGAAACCGGCGAAGACGTAATTCCAGGATGGGACAACTGA
- a CDS encoding CHC2 zinc finger domain-containing protein, with product MDELSRICADLRSRFPVSGVASQAGVKLIRAGRELKGCCPFHPDRTPSFTIYADDRRFQCFGCGAEGDVLDFVQRAYGVKLKGAIDMLDGGALRELEQQRVVATPKADWSKAARQIWGEAAAIEGTVAEAYLRRRGITMPLPHTLRFARLRYPQEQGRRPALVAAVCSPDGDLTGIQRTFLTNDGRKADVPEVKLSLGRVAGGAIQIGPPAASLVVTEGLEDGLTLAQALGRSVWVSAGTAMLPRMELADVTRAVVIGADGDAPGETAANKAAHAFAAAGRKVRIMRPAAGYKDFNAELLGTGQ from the coding sequence ATGGATGAGCTTTCGCGGATCTGCGCCGACCTTCGCTCGCGATTTCCCGTCTCCGGGGTCGCAAGCCAAGCTGGCGTCAAGCTGATCCGGGCTGGGCGTGAACTAAAGGGCTGTTGCCCCTTTCATCCTGACCGCACCCCCAGCTTCACGATCTATGCCGACGACCGCAGGTTCCAGTGCTTCGGCTGCGGTGCCGAGGGTGATGTGCTGGACTTCGTGCAGCGGGCATATGGCGTGAAGTTGAAAGGCGCCATCGACATGCTGGATGGCGGTGCATTGCGCGAACTCGAACAGCAGCGGGTGGTCGCTACGCCGAAAGCCGACTGGTCGAAAGCGGCGCGGCAGATTTGGGGCGAGGCAGCAGCAATCGAAGGGACGGTGGCGGAGGCATATCTGCGCCGGCGCGGGATCACGATGCCGTTGCCGCACACGCTGCGGTTCGCACGGCTTCGGTATCCGCAGGAACAGGGTAGACGACCCGCCCTGGTCGCCGCCGTCTGCTCGCCCGATGGCGATCTAACCGGCATCCAGCGCACATTCCTGACCAACGATGGGCGTAAGGCCGACGTGCCCGAGGTGAAGCTGTCGCTGGGCCGCGTCGCAGGCGGTGCGATCCAGATTGGCCCGCCAGCCGCCAGCCTCGTCGTTACCGAAGGGCTCGAGGATGGGTTGACGCTGGCCCAAGCCCTAGGCCGTTCCGTCTGGGTATCCGCCGGGACTGCGATGCTGCCCCGGATGGAATTGGCGGACGTCACCCGTGCGGTCGTGATTGGCGCTGATGGCGACGCGCCTGGCGAGACCGCGGCGAATAAGGCAGCTCATGCCTTTGCCGCTGCCGGACGGAAGGTGCGGATCATGCGGCCCGCAGCCGGCTACAAGGACTTCAACGCCGAGCTGCTGGGAACGGGACAATGA